A single genomic interval of Candidatus Bipolaricaulis anaerobius harbors:
- the secE gene encoding preprotein translocase subunit SecE, translating into MQRVRNYLTSVRTEVARVSWPSRKEVVSLTVLIIILSVVLGVYLGLADLIITQILRLLLS; encoded by the coding sequence ATGCAGAGGGTCCGGAACTACCTGACGTCCGTCCGGACGGAGGTCGCTCGGGTGAGCTGGCCATCGCGCAAGGAAGTGGTGAGCCTGACCGTGCTCATCATCATCCTGTCCGTGGTGCTGGGGGTCTACCTCGGGCTCGCCGACCTGATCATCACCCAGATCCTCCGCCTCCTCCTCAGCTAA
- a CDS encoding transcription termination/antitermination NusG family protein, with translation MQRKRWYAIQTYAGSELRLKHQLEERVRNLGWERQFEPLRTGEEEEFFFVPVEEVVTSRSGRGRASEYRIPYDYDLLVANNERVQRGDVIARRPPTHLARPAEVVAMEPLWRVVVETPTHAEIEYLVPQEKGLRRDVRVGERTRPGLPLTVDSDDRYTAGERGEIVARERVKRVTLRYGDGTEETRIIPEAYLHPQVRVGAALDEGAEIEREHKIQARASGLVKVKEYKDKREVSVQRIEKRRLIPGYVFTKMGLDEEEMFELLRGLERSARFVGSKTRPVPIEGPEILLVQRKAGLVETPQAAEAAKAPRVEVEFEVGEVIQIVEGPFADFTGEIREIDKEAEEAVVMVKIFGRETPVRISFDGIEKV, from the coding sequence ATGCAACGGAAGCGGTGGTACGCCATCCAGACGTACGCGGGTTCGGAATTGCGCCTCAAGCACCAGCTCGAGGAGCGGGTCCGCAACCTGGGTTGGGAGCGGCAGTTCGAGCCATTGCGCACCGGAGAGGAGGAGGAGTTCTTCTTCGTCCCGGTGGAGGAGGTGGTCACGTCCCGTTCGGGGAGGGGCCGCGCGAGCGAGTACCGCATCCCCTACGACTACGACCTGCTGGTGGCGAACAATGAGCGTGTCCAGCGGGGCGATGTGATCGCCCGCCGCCCCCCCACCCACCTCGCCCGCCCCGCGGAGGTGGTGGCGATGGAACCCCTGTGGCGGGTGGTGGTGGAGACCCCCACCCACGCTGAGATCGAATACCTGGTCCCTCAGGAGAAGGGGTTGCGCCGCGATGTGCGGGTCGGGGAACGGACCCGGCCGGGCCTGCCGCTCACGGTGGACTCCGACGACCGCTACACCGCCGGCGAGCGCGGGGAGATCGTGGCTCGGGAGAGGGTGAAGCGCGTCACGCTGCGCTACGGGGACGGGACAGAGGAAACGCGGATCATCCCTGAGGCCTACCTCCATCCCCAGGTCCGCGTGGGGGCAGCCCTGGACGAGGGGGCGGAGATCGAGCGGGAACACAAGATCCAGGCCCGTGCCTCGGGCCTCGTCAAGGTCAAGGAGTACAAGGACAAGCGCGAGGTATCCGTGCAACGGATCGAGAAACGGCGGTTGATCCCGGGGTACGTGTTCACCAAGATGGGCCTCGACGAGGAGGAGATGTTCGAGCTCCTCCGGGGCCTGGAGCGGTCGGCGCGGTTCGTGGGGAGCAAGACCCGGCCCGTGCCGATCGAGGGCCCGGAGATCCTGCTCGTGCAGCGCAAGGCGGGCCTCGTGGAGACCCCCCAGGCCGCGGAGGCAGCGAAGGCGCCGCGGGTCGAGGTCGAGTTCGAGGTGGGAGAGGTCATCCAGATCGTGGAGGGGCCGTTCGCCGACTTCACGGGCGAGATCCGCGAGATCGACAAGGAAGCCGAGGAAGCGGTGGTCATGGTGAAGATCTTCGGGCGGGAGACGCCGGTCCGCATTTCGTTCGACGGAATCGAGAAGGTGTAA
- the rplK gene encoding 50S ribosomal protein L11, with product MAKQQVAKIKLQIPAGQANPAPPVGPALGEHKVNIMDFCKKFNEATKGEEPGLIIPVEITVYTDRSFDLTLKQPPVAVLLRKAAGVDKGSPTAKRLRVGRVSMEQVRRIAERKLPDLNTDDLAAAIRMVVGTAENMGLEVVP from the coding sequence GTGGCGAAACAACAGGTGGCGAAGATCAAGCTCCAGATCCCGGCCGGGCAGGCCAACCCCGCCCCCCCGGTGGGACCGGCGCTCGGGGAGCACAAGGTCAACATCATGGACTTCTGCAAGAAGTTCAACGAGGCGACGAAGGGAGAGGAGCCCGGCCTCATCATCCCCGTGGAGATCACGGTGTACACGGACCGCTCATTCGACCTCACGTTGAAGCAGCCGCCGGTGGCGGTCCTCCTCCGCAAGGCAGCGGGGGTGGACAAGGGTTCACCGACCGCGAAGCGGTTGCGGGTGGGACGGGTGAGCATGGAACAGGTGCGCCGGATCGCGGAGCGGAAGCTCCCCGATCTCAACACGGATGACCTCGCGGCGGCGATCCGGATGGTGGTGGGCACGGCGGAGAACATGGGGCTCGAGGTGGTGCCATGA
- the rplA gene encoding 50S ribosomal protein L1 translates to MKRSRSYEAKVALLEREKAYPVREAIELLKKTSTAKFPETAEAAIVLGINPSQHQVRGTCALPHGTGKAVRVLVFARGEKVREAEAAGADYAGGEELAEKIQKEGWLEFERVVATPDMMSVVGKLGKILGPRGLMPSPKTNTVTMDVAAAVRELKAGMIEFRADRAGIVHSIFGKTDFTAEALQENLVALIRAVLERKPEGVRGRYIQRVFISATMGPGIRVDETDLLAAAQRKG, encoded by the coding sequence ATGAAGCGCAGCCGAAGTTACGAGGCGAAGGTCGCCCTCCTGGAGCGGGAGAAGGCCTACCCCGTCCGCGAGGCGATCGAGCTCCTCAAGAAGACGAGCACCGCCAAGTTCCCGGAGACGGCGGAGGCCGCGATCGTGCTCGGGATCAACCCCTCGCAGCACCAGGTGCGGGGGACCTGTGCACTCCCTCATGGGACGGGCAAGGCGGTGCGGGTGCTCGTGTTCGCCCGCGGGGAGAAGGTCCGCGAGGCGGAGGCCGCGGGGGCCGACTACGCGGGGGGGGAGGAGCTCGCCGAGAAGATCCAGAAGGAAGGGTGGCTTGAGTTCGAGCGGGTGGTCGCCACCCCGGACATGATGTCGGTCGTGGGAAAGCTGGGGAAGATCCTCGGCCCCCGTGGCCTCATGCCCTCCCCGAAGACCAACACCGTGACGATGGACGTCGCGGCGGCGGTGCGGGAACTGAAGGCGGGGATGATCGAGTTCCGTGCGGATCGGGCGGGGATCGTCCATTCCATTTTCGGCAAGACGGATTTCACGGCCGAGGCGCTCCAGGAGAACCTGGTCGCCCTCATCCGCGCCGTGCTCGAACGGAAGCCGGAGGGAGTGCGGGGACGGTACATCCAGCGCGTGTTCATCTCCGCGACGATGGGACCGGGGATCCGCGTGGACGAGACGGACCTCCTCGCCGCCGCACAGAGGAAGGGGTGA
- the rplJ gene encoding 50S ribosomal protein L10 translates to MPRQEKVAAVEDLRERLSRARAVVIVDYRGLSGPDVTALRRFVRKQGVELRVVKNTLTRIAASEAGLKGFPTNLTGTNALLMGEGDPAVPFRVARECARRYPQLKVKAGVFDDLPVSAEEADWYATLPTREELLGRLAGALAGPIRGLAVALSGVTRKFAVALSEVQKKKGAEG, encoded by the coding sequence ATGCCGCGACAGGAGAAGGTGGCGGCGGTGGAGGACCTGCGGGAGAGGCTGTCCCGCGCTCGGGCTGTGGTGATCGTGGACTACCGCGGGCTCTCCGGCCCAGACGTGACGGCCCTGCGCCGATTCGTCCGCAAGCAGGGGGTCGAACTGCGGGTCGTCAAGAACACCCTGACCCGCATCGCGGCGAGCGAGGCCGGGCTCAAGGGCTTCCCCACGAACCTCACCGGCACGAACGCCCTCCTCATGGGGGAAGGGGATCCCGCCGTCCCGTTTCGCGTGGCGCGGGAATGCGCCCGGCGCTACCCCCAGCTCAAGGTGAAGGCGGGGGTGTTCGATGACCTGCCGGTCTCGGCAGAAGAGGCGGATTGGTACGCGACCCTTCCCACACGGGAGGAACTCCTTGGGCGGTTGGCGGGGGCCCTCGCTGGCCCCATCCGGGGGCTCGCGGTCGCGCTGTCCGGGGTCACGCGCAAGTTCGCGGTGGCGCTCTCGGAAGTCCAAAAGAAGAAAGGAGCGGAGGGATAG
- the rplL gene encoding 50S ribosomal protein L7/L12, protein MTKEEFLQAIEQMTVKDLAELVSAIEERFGVSAQVAAPVAVATAAPAADAAAQAKSTVDVVLTNAGQQKIQLIKVVKDITGKGLKECKDLVDKLPAVIKAGVSPEEADDIQKKLVAAGAEVELR, encoded by the coding sequence ATGACAAAGGAAGAGTTTCTCCAAGCGATCGAACAGATGACGGTGAAGGACCTCGCCGAGCTCGTGTCGGCGATCGAGGAGCGGTTCGGCGTGTCGGCGCAGGTGGCGGCCCCGGTGGCCGTGGCCACCGCGGCCCCGGCCGCGGACGCTGCTGCCCAGGCGAAGTCCACGGTGGACGTCGTCCTCACGAACGCGGGTCAGCAGAAGATCCAGCTCATCAAGGTCGTGAAGGACATCACCGGGAAGGGCCTCAAGGAGTGCAAGGACCTCGTGGACAAGCTCCCTGCGGTGATCAAGGCCGGGGTGAGCCCGGAGGAAGCCGACGACATCCAGAAGAAGCTCGTCGCCGCCGGCGCCGAAGTCGAGCTCCGCTAG
- a CDS encoding DNA-directed RNA polymerase subunit beta, with translation MAQPSHARRGYGRARRWSEPPALISDQVASYEQFLRQGIAAAFAAVSPIRAPNRDRLYIELVDPLLGEPRYDEWECRDKDLSLAVPLKATGRLWEEGQLRQEAELYLVEIPLMTPRGTFVINGTENVLVNELIRSPGVYITQEEPHLYRAHFLPESGAWLELDLDTKRWTLRANLDRRGKVPVTTLLRAVGLAEQEILTQYAVTVPVEDLPERLALWKRATLAEAIAAGDAEWKPGEEITPERAAALVRLGKSRVRLVHPAIAKSLDEEHEKRITTQEEAARYIYLRLRSGERVTSTQAFEYLHNLYFNPETYRLTHVGRFKVNRKLGLTGEETCLTPPDLFEALALLLRTPEDPSLVDETDHLANKRVRLPGEQAQMALREGLTRMARIAQDKLSHYDPEDKDALRRIVSARTIQASLNYLFYTGRLSQFLEQTNPLSELTHKRRLSALGSLTARRAKIEIRDVHASHYARICPIETPEGQNIGLITSLALHARVNDYGFLEAPYVVVKGGRVTGEIRYLMADDERQYRIAPATISIGKDGRIVDTRVQVRTGNEEVHFVSPEEVDFVEVAPDIIVGASAALIPFLEHDDANRALMGANMQRQAVPLLRPESPLVGTGLEGKAARDSGATLLAEEGGSVAYVDAQRIEVKGKKETKAYRLLNYERSNQDTILHQCPAVRIGDKVKRGDVLADSQSSVNGELALGTNLLVGFLPFEGYNYEDAIVLSEKLVRENRLDSIHIQEFEVRAEETKLGPEEITADIPNISREALRNLDEHGIVRAGTEVQTGDVLVGKITPRGEAEPTPEERIFRSIFGERMRNFKNTSLKMPPISGTATVIRVKRMSRAAGDELEAGVNELVKVYVAQRRRIAVGDKLAGRHGNKGVISAILPDEDMPFLPDGTHLDVVLNPLGVPSRMNLGQIFEANLGWLAALRGETVASPVFDGAREEEILTDLTQALVEHGLADGKQFDGKVVLRDGRTGEPFQAPITVGVLYLLKLEHIAAEKIHARSTGPYALITQQPLGGKAQFGGQRLGEMEVWALEAYGASALLQEMVTLKSDDVKGRVQLYKAILRGEDFPRPGIPESFRVLWQELRCLGLSAKAYDEADRELEIV, from the coding sequence TTGGCCCAGCCTAGTCACGCTCGACGCGGATACGGACGAGCCCGGCGGTGGAGCGAACCGCCGGCCCTCATCTCCGATCAGGTTGCGTCCTATGAGCAGTTCCTGCGCCAGGGCATCGCCGCTGCCTTTGCCGCGGTGAGCCCGATTCGCGCTCCCAATCGGGATCGCCTCTATATCGAGCTCGTCGACCCCCTGTTGGGGGAGCCGCGCTACGATGAGTGGGAGTGCCGGGACAAGGACCTCTCCCTCGCCGTGCCCCTCAAGGCCACCGGCCGCCTGTGGGAGGAGGGGCAGCTGCGGCAGGAGGCGGAGCTGTACCTGGTGGAGATCCCGCTCATGACGCCGCGGGGGACGTTCGTGATCAACGGCACGGAGAACGTCCTCGTCAACGAGCTCATCCGTTCGCCGGGGGTGTACATCACCCAGGAGGAGCCCCACCTCTACCGCGCCCACTTCCTTCCCGAGTCGGGGGCGTGGCTCGAGCTCGACCTGGACACGAAACGGTGGACGCTGCGCGCCAACCTCGACCGGCGGGGCAAGGTGCCCGTGACGACCCTCCTCCGCGCGGTCGGCCTCGCCGAACAGGAGATCCTCACCCAGTACGCCGTGACGGTGCCGGTGGAGGACCTCCCGGAGCGCCTCGCCCTGTGGAAGCGAGCGACGCTCGCCGAGGCCATCGCCGCCGGTGATGCGGAATGGAAGCCGGGCGAGGAGATCACCCCCGAACGGGCGGCGGCCCTCGTGCGCCTGGGGAAGTCCCGGGTCCGCCTCGTCCACCCGGCGATCGCCAAGTCGCTTGACGAAGAACATGAGAAGCGGATCACGACCCAGGAGGAGGCGGCCCGCTACATCTACCTCCGGCTCCGCTCCGGGGAGAGGGTGACCTCCACCCAGGCATTCGAATACCTGCACAACCTGTACTTCAACCCGGAAACGTACCGGCTGACCCATGTCGGCCGGTTCAAGGTCAACCGCAAGCTTGGCCTGACGGGCGAGGAAACCTGCCTCACCCCGCCGGACCTGTTCGAAGCGCTCGCGCTCCTCCTCCGCACGCCCGAGGATCCATCCCTCGTGGACGAGACGGACCACCTGGCCAACAAGCGGGTCCGCCTCCCCGGGGAGCAAGCCCAGATGGCGTTGCGGGAGGGCCTGACCCGCATGGCGCGCATCGCCCAGGACAAGCTGTCCCACTACGACCCGGAGGACAAGGATGCCCTGCGCCGCATCGTCTCCGCCCGGACGATCCAGGCCTCGCTGAACTACCTCTTCTACACGGGGCGCCTGTCCCAGTTCCTCGAGCAGACGAACCCGCTCTCCGAGCTCACCCACAAGCGCCGCTTGTCGGCCCTGGGGAGCCTCACCGCGCGGCGGGCGAAGATCGAGATCCGCGACGTCCACGCCTCCCACTACGCCCGGATCTGCCCCATCGAGACCCCAGAGGGCCAGAACATCGGGCTCATCACGTCGCTCGCGCTCCACGCTCGGGTCAACGACTACGGGTTCCTGGAGGCGCCGTACGTGGTGGTGAAGGGCGGGCGGGTCACGGGAGAGATCCGGTACCTCATGGCCGATGACGAGCGGCAGTACAGGATTGCCCCCGCCACGATCTCCATCGGAAAAGACGGGCGGATCGTGGACACGCGCGTCCAGGTGCGTACCGGAAACGAGGAGGTCCACTTCGTATCTCCGGAGGAGGTGGACTTCGTCGAGGTGGCCCCGGACATCATCGTCGGGGCATCGGCGGCCCTGATCCCGTTCCTCGAACACGACGATGCCAACCGGGCCCTGATGGGCGCGAACATGCAACGGCAGGCGGTGCCCCTCCTCCGCCCGGAGAGCCCCCTCGTGGGGACGGGCCTCGAGGGCAAGGCCGCGCGCGACTCAGGGGCGACCCTCCTCGCGGAGGAGGGCGGGAGCGTGGCCTACGTCGACGCGCAGCGGATCGAGGTCAAGGGGAAGAAGGAGACGAAGGCCTACCGTCTCCTCAACTACGAGCGCTCAAACCAGGATACAATCCTGCACCAGTGCCCCGCGGTCCGGATCGGGGACAAGGTGAAGCGGGGAGACGTGCTCGCCGACAGCCAATCCTCCGTGAACGGGGAGCTCGCCCTGGGGACGAACCTCCTTGTCGGGTTCCTCCCGTTCGAGGGGTACAACTACGAGGACGCGATCGTCCTCTCCGAGAAGCTGGTGCGGGAGAACCGCCTCGACTCGATCCACATCCAGGAGTTCGAGGTCCGCGCCGAGGAGACGAAGCTCGGGCCGGAGGAGATCACGGCCGACATCCCCAACATCTCGCGGGAGGCGCTCCGCAACCTGGACGAGCACGGGATCGTGCGCGCGGGGACCGAGGTCCAGACGGGGGATGTCCTCGTGGGGAAGATCACCCCCCGCGGGGAGGCCGAGCCAACGCCGGAGGAGCGGATCTTCCGGTCCATCTTCGGGGAGCGGATGCGCAACTTCAAGAACACGTCGCTCAAGATGCCCCCCATCTCCGGCACGGCGACCGTGATCCGCGTCAAGCGGATGTCCCGCGCCGCGGGGGACGAGCTCGAGGCCGGGGTCAACGAGCTCGTCAAGGTCTACGTCGCCCAGCGACGGCGGATCGCAGTGGGGGACAAGCTCGCCGGCCGCCACGGGAACAAGGGCGTGATCTCCGCGATCCTCCCCGACGAGGACATGCCGTTCCTGCCGGATGGCACGCACCTCGACGTGGTCCTGAACCCGCTTGGTGTCCCGTCGCGCATGAACCTGGGCCAGATCTTCGAGGCCAACTTGGGGTGGCTCGCCGCCCTGCGGGGGGAAACGGTCGCCTCCCCGGTGTTCGACGGCGCCCGGGAGGAGGAGATCCTGACCGATCTCACCCAGGCCCTCGTCGAGCACGGCCTTGCCGATGGAAAGCAGTTCGATGGGAAGGTCGTGTTGCGGGATGGCCGCACCGGGGAACCGTTCCAGGCGCCGATCACGGTCGGCGTGCTCTACCTCCTCAAACTCGAACACATCGCTGCGGAGAAGATCCATGCCCGCTCCACTGGCCCGTACGCCCTCATCACCCAGCAACCGTTGGGGGGCAAGGCCCAGTTCGGAGGCCAGCGGCTGGGGGAGATGGAGGTGTGGGCCCTCGAGGCCTACGGCGCGTCTGCCCTCCTTCAGGAGATGGTGACCCTCAAGTCGGATGACGTGAAGGGGCGCGTTCAGCTGTACAAGGCGATCCTGCGCGGGGAGGACTTCCCCCGACCCGGCATCCCCGAGTCGTTCCGCGTCCTGTGGCAGGAGCTACGGTGCCTCGGGCTATCCGCCAAGGCCTACGACGAGGCCGACCGAGAACTGGAGATCGTGTGA
- a CDS encoding bis(5'-nucleosyl)-tetraphosphatase, protein MPDERASGVILFRTTPAGRHYLIIKNRIGGHWGFPKGRLEPGEDELQAALREVREEVRITRLNLRPEFRERLAYRFVRDREVVNKEVTLFLAATDEEGIAEGSEIMALEWLPLPQALARLTYPEQRTALLRADAFLQALPRAEG, encoded by the coding sequence ATGCCGGACGAACGCGCGTCCGGGGTGATCCTGTTCCGCACCACGCCGGCAGGGCGCCACTACCTCATCATCAAGAACAGGATCGGCGGGCACTGGGGGTTCCCCAAGGGGCGCCTCGAACCGGGGGAGGACGAGCTCCAGGCCGCGCTGCGGGAGGTCAGGGAGGAGGTTCGGATCACCCGCCTCAACTTGCGGCCGGAGTTCAGGGAGCGCCTCGCGTACCGGTTCGTCCGCGACCGGGAGGTCGTGAACAAGGAGGTCACCCTATTCCTCGCCGCGACGGATGAGGAGGGGATCGCGGAGGGAAGCGAGATTATGGCCCTGGAATGGCTCCCCCTGCCGCAAGCGCTGGCGCGGCTGACCTATCCTGAGCAGCGGACCGCCCTCCTCCGTGCTGACGCGTTCCTCCAGGCGCTCCCCCGCGCGGAGGGGTGA
- a CDS encoding ArsB/NhaD family transporter, with translation MGWPVLASALAIFAASYALIFSGYVHRALAALVGAVTMIVAGSALGFYPYHAAVASIDMDTLWLLFGMMAIVGLLRETGFFQYIAIRAAKIARGNLTILFLSLGAATAIASMFLDNVTTLLTVVPVTISVTEVLGIPAGPLLLMEAMASNIGGTATLIGDPPNILIGSAAGLSFNAFLTHTLPVALVVFAAAMAFLLARFRRLATPHAADVEAVMAMDERRALTHPQAMGKLVAVLGLVFALFASHSALGLTPGVVALVGAALCALIVRPNVEAFLHGVEWDLLIFLASLLVLTGGLEASGALAVVGRWTVSLAGGSTLLLALILLWVGAGLSWVLSAIPTTVTLAAVVRGLAGTGIPLTPLWWALALGIGLGANGTPLGSAANMVLISIADRTHQGVKARAWFRDGIPVALLSCLIASAFLWLGIATGWFL, from the coding sequence GTGGGCTGGCCCGTCCTCGCCTCGGCGCTCGCCATCTTCGCCGCTTCGTACGCCCTCATCTTCTCCGGGTACGTCCACCGCGCGCTGGCCGCCCTCGTCGGTGCGGTGACGATGATCGTGGCCGGAAGCGCCCTCGGGTTCTACCCTTACCACGCGGCGGTGGCGAGCATCGACATGGACACGTTGTGGCTCCTGTTCGGGATGATGGCCATCGTCGGGCTGCTCCGGGAGACCGGGTTCTTCCAGTACATCGCGATCCGGGCGGCAAAGATCGCGCGCGGCAACCTGACCATCCTCTTCCTGTCGCTGGGGGCCGCTACCGCGATCGCCTCGATGTTCCTCGACAACGTAACCACCCTCCTCACCGTGGTCCCGGTAACGATCTCCGTGACCGAGGTGCTAGGCATCCCCGCGGGGCCCCTCCTCCTCATGGAGGCGATGGCCTCCAACATCGGGGGGACCGCGACCCTCATCGGTGATCCGCCGAACATCCTCATCGGGTCAGCGGCGGGGCTCTCGTTCAACGCGTTTCTCACCCACACCCTGCCCGTGGCCCTCGTCGTTTTCGCAGCCGCGATGGCATTCCTCCTCGCCCGGTTCCGGCGGCTGGCTACCCCCCACGCCGCGGACGTGGAGGCGGTGATGGCGATGGATGAGCGCCGGGCGCTCACCCACCCCCAGGCAATGGGGAAGCTGGTGGCCGTGCTGGGCCTCGTGTTCGCCCTGTTCGCTTCCCACAGCGCCCTCGGCCTCACCCCAGGCGTGGTCGCCCTCGTCGGGGCGGCTCTGTGCGCCCTCATCGTTCGCCCAAACGTGGAGGCGTTCCTGCACGGCGTGGAGTGGGACCTCCTCATCTTCCTCGCCTCCCTCCTCGTGCTCACGGGCGGGCTCGAGGCGAGCGGGGCCCTGGCCGTGGTCGGCCGGTGGACGGTGAGCCTCGCCGGCGGGTCCACGCTCCTCCTGGCGCTGATCCTCCTCTGGGTGGGGGCTGGCCTGAGCTGGGTCCTGAGCGCGATTCCGACCACGGTAACCCTCGCCGCCGTCGTGCGGGGCCTGGCGGGGACGGGGATCCCCCTCACCCCCCTGTGGTGGGCCCTTGCCCTTGGGATCGGACTGGGAGCGAACGGCACCCCACTGGGCTCAGCGGCAAACATGGTCCTCATCTCCATCGCTGACCGAACCCACCAGGGAGTGAAGGCCCGGGCCTGGTTCCGCGACGGGATCCCGGTGGCCCTCCTTTCCTGCCTGATCGCCAGTGCCTTCCTCTGGTTGGGGATCGCTACGGGGTGGTTCCTGTGA
- a CDS encoding MBL fold metallo-hydrolase, whose amino-acid sequence MVPVTALPLTEVHPAVWLLDVDQFGAPRQGGVYILPGKPTALVEAGTSLARDRILAALAHLGIAREDVGWIFLTHIHLDHAGGAGGLLQELPQARAVVHARGARHLVDPARLVASVREAARDRFPLYGTMDPVPAGRLHVAQDGEVFPGGRFRLRAVDAPGHAPHHLCYFADGESLLFTGDAVGLYLGGVLLPSTVPPRFDLEASLATLRRLADLDPRLLLFTHFGPGSPDLLSQYARLLPAWVERVRQLGRGPVAEEELVASVVAEAAREGLIPPGPARGDLAMAVRGVLGYLRQREGTA is encoded by the coding sequence GTGGTTCCTGTGACGGCCCTCCCGTTGACCGAGGTTCACCCCGCGGTGTGGCTCCTCGACGTGGACCAGTTCGGCGCCCCCCGCCAAGGCGGCGTCTACATCCTCCCTGGAAAGCCAACGGCCCTCGTCGAGGCGGGGACCTCGCTCGCCCGCGACCGGATCCTCGCCGCGTTGGCCCACCTCGGGATCGCCCGTGAGGACGTGGGGTGGATCTTCCTCACCCACATCCATCTCGACCACGCCGGGGGTGCAGGGGGGCTCCTCCAGGAGCTTCCGCAAGCGCGCGCCGTCGTGCATGCGCGGGGGGCGCGCCATCTCGTGGACCCAGCACGGCTCGTCGCCTCGGTGAGGGAGGCGGCCCGCGATCGGTTCCCCCTCTACGGGACGATGGACCCGGTCCCCGCGGGGCGCCTCCACGTGGCCCAGGATGGGGAGGTGTTCCCCGGGGGGCGGTTCCGCCTCCGGGCCGTGGATGCGCCGGGACACGCCCCCCACCACCTGTGCTACTTCGCTGACGGGGAAAGTCTCCTCTTCACCGGGGACGCCGTCGGGCTGTACCTGGGGGGGGTGCTCCTTCCATCCACCGTCCCCCCGCGCTTCGACCTCGAGGCGTCGCTCGCTACACTGCGCCGCCTCGCCGACCTCGACCCGCGGCTGCTCCTCTTCACCCACTTCGGGCCCGGGTCCCCCGATCTCCTCTCCCAGTACGCCCGCCTCCTCCCGGCGTGGGTGGAGCGGGTGAGGCAGCTGGGGCGGGGCCCGGTCGCGGAGGAGGAGCTCGTAGCGAGCGTCGTGGCCGAGGCAGCCAGGGAGGGCCTGATCCCGCCGGGCCCCGCCCGGGGCGACCTCGCGATGGCCGTCCGTGGCGTGCTCGGCTACCTCCGCCAACGGGAGGGCACGGCGTGA